One segment of Trichlorobacter ammonificans DNA contains the following:
- the hemC gene encoding hydroxymethylbilane synthase — protein sequence MTVSKLRIGTRASQLALWQANWTKSELERRYPGVEVELVKIKTTGDKILDVPLAQVGGKGLFVKEIEEAMLRGEIDLAVHSMKDVPTEFPEGLGLVVTTEREDPRDAFISDGVRFADLRPGARIGTSALRRQAQLLAARPDLEMVIIRGNVETRIRKLKEDNLDAVILAAAGLNRLGFTDVITELLAPDFSIPAIGQGALGLECRLDDRATIEAISFLNHAPTAWAVTAERALLKRCEGGCQVPIAAHGTISGDTLHLVGFIAAVDGSRSVRDTISGPAVEAQRLGSELAERLLAAGGKQILEDVYQREIAH from the coding sequence ATGACTGTATCGAAACTGCGTATTGGAACCCGCGCCAGCCAACTGGCGCTCTGGCAGGCCAACTGGACCAAGTCCGAACTGGAGCGCCGCTATCCCGGCGTGGAGGTTGAACTGGTCAAGATCAAGACTACCGGCGACAAGATCCTGGATGTTCCCCTGGCCCAGGTGGGAGGAAAAGGGCTCTTCGTCAAGGAGATCGAGGAAGCGATGCTGCGGGGAGAGATCGACCTGGCCGTGCACAGCATGAAGGATGTGCCCACCGAATTCCCCGAAGGCTTGGGGCTGGTGGTGACCACCGAACGGGAGGATCCCCGCGACGCCTTTATTTCCGACGGCGTACGCTTCGCCGACCTGAGGCCCGGCGCCCGGATCGGCACCAGCGCCCTGCGGCGCCAGGCCCAACTGCTGGCTGCCCGGCCGGACCTTGAGATGGTGATCATCCGCGGCAACGTGGAGACCCGTATCCGCAAGCTGAAAGAAGACAACCTGGATGCGGTGATTCTTGCCGCCGCCGGGCTTAACCGTCTGGGCTTCACCGACGTGATCACCGAGCTGCTGGCTCCCGACTTCTCCATTCCGGCCATCGGCCAGGGGGCGCTGGGTCTGGAGTGCCGTCTTGATGACCGGGCCACCATCGAGGCCATCTCCTTCCTGAACCACGCCCCCACTGCCTGGGCGGTGACGGCGGAACGGGCCCTGCTCAAGCGCTGCGAGGGGGGCTGCCAGGTGCCGATCGCTGCCCACGGCACCATCAGCGGCGACACCCTGCATCTGGTGGGGTTCATCGCGGCGGTGGACGGCAGCCGCTCCGTGCGTGACACTATCAGCGGCCCTGCGGTCGAGGCCCAACGTCTGGGCAGTGAGCTTGCCGAACGCCTGTTGGCGGCCGGCGGCAAGCAGATTCTCGAAGACGTCTACCAGCGGGAAATTGCCCACTGA